CCCAACATAAATTCAGCGCCGTTTTACACTTTGCCGCTAGTCTGATTGTTCCAGAATCAGTAGCTCATCCCCTCGACTACTACGCCAACAACACCCGCAACACCTTAAATTTGCTGCGCTGCTGTAGCGTTATGGGTGTTAACAAGTTCATTTTTTCTAGCACAGCCGCAGTTTACGGAGAAGTAAAAGACAATCCTGTTACTGAGTCGAATCCTACACAACCCATTAATCCTTACGGACGTTCAAAGTTGATGAGTGAGTGGCTGATCCAGGACTATGCAGCAGTATCTTCACTAAACTACGTAATTTTACGTTACTTTAATGTAGCAGGTTCCGAACCGAGTGGACTATTGGGGCAAATGTCACCGAATGCCACTCATTTGATTCGAGCTGCTTGTGATGCAGCACTCAAGCGCAAGCCAGAAGTCCGAATTTTTGGTACTGATTTTCCTACGCCCGACGGAACTGCAATTCGAGACTATATCCATGTTGAAGATTTGGCTACTGCTCACTTAGATGCTTTGGATTACTTAGAAAAAGGAGGGGAAAGCCAAATTTTCAATTGCGGTTATGGGCAAGGATACAGCGTGCGACAAGTTATTGAAAGAGTCAAGGCTATTTCTGGTGTAGATTTTCCCGTTATTGCCGCACCACGTCGTCCAGGCGATCCTGCCTGTGTTGCAGCTTGTGCTGATAAAATCCATAGGGTTTTGGGTTGGCAACCAAAACACAATGATTTAGACGAGATTATCAACACAACCATTGCTTGGGAAAAACACAAGAGTAACTTGGCAAGTCAAAGGCATATCAATATGGCATATGCATAATTAGAACTGTGACACCTAATTAACCTTGTTTCTGGAATTTAGATAACGTGAATTCGACGGCTGATATAGTGTCCCTATAATTGACTCAATCAAAAAAATTCTTAGAGGTTTGACTACACAAAACCGTCCCTCTTGGAATCGGATAAGCACAGACTTTAACTTTAATTCAAGGCAGAGAGAGGTTCGTCGAACTTACGTTGACATAGGAATTATCTTTAAATAAAGGCACGCAATTACTGATGTTAAAGGCGGCGGATAGTTCAACATCTAACTCAAAACCTCTTTCAATCAACTCTTTACCCGAACTGCATTTTTTCAAGTACCCTGGTAAATCCTGCTGGAAAGCCTGAAATGTTGTCACAGCGACTTCGGCTTCTGGTGATAGACTGCCATCTAAATAACTGAGAATTGCCCCAGCACCAATTAAATCTTCAAATGCAGGGCGGAGGCTACCATCTTCTTTCCACCTCTCACCTACAGGAATCACAGCGATTTTACCACCATACTTTTGAGCAAACTGCGCCACAGCTTGGCAATTTCGCAAGCAGCCAGCCAAAGTTGGTGTATTTCCTGTATGTAAAGTCAGGAAAGAACCGTTAGGTGATGGTAAAACTAGTCTGGTTCCAGCAGGAATTTCAGCTACCGATTTTGGTGAAAGAGAATATCCAGTTGTAGTCCAACGTTGTCTATGACTTGCCAATTCTGCTTGTACTGACTTGGCATAATCTATGGCTGATTCATCTCTATATGCGTAGGGAAAAATTATCGCGCCGTTGTTGGTGGCAATTTCCACGCAGGTAGAAAAAGAGAGAACATCAACTATCACAACTACATCACTGATAGGAGCAAGTTGAGCAACTCCTTGTGGTCCCCATTCACAGCGTAAATTAAACTCTGATTGGTTGTAAATCATTGGTGCGATCGCAAAAGACAATATGATAAAAATCAAACCATAGATAAGTNAAGGCAGTGTAAATTCTTAAAGGTTTGTAGTCATCTACGAAACGCTACGCTAACACGTACAAACTCTCAAGTTAGCAGTAAGTGGGTCAGCAGTTATAATCAATATAAAACTTCAAGGTTCAAAATATTATGAATTTAACTGTAAAAACTTATCCTAACAATACTGTACCCAAGTTAAATTATGATGTGGTAATTGAAAATCAACCAGATGGCGGAATTAGTGCGACAGTGCTAGGCTTACCAGATTTTAAAGGCTTTGGTGTGACTAAAGAAGAAGCGCTAGAGAAACTAATTCAACTTTTACAAGAACGAGAACCAGAAATAGTGACTTTGGAAATTGAACCTCCCCAAACCGAACATCCTTGGATGAAATTTGCAGGAATGCACAAAGATAATCCTCTTTTTACAGAAGCTCTGGAATATATAGAATCTGAACGGAGTCAAATTGATTTGGATAATGAGACAAAGTAAGTATTATGTGGATATTAGATACAGACCATCTGTCGTTATTTCAAAATAGTCATCCACTAGTCACACAACGCATAAGACAGCAGAATCATGAAAATTTGGCTATAACAGTGATTACATTTGAGGAGAAAGTTAAAGGATGGCTGAATGTTATCAACAAATATAGTAATCAACCGTCTAAGTATGACAAATTAATATGGGGATACAAGGGATTATGGGATGAAATAGAATATTTCAAAAATATAAAATTACTTGAATTTGATACTAAAGCCTGTAATGTTTATGCTGAGTTAGTTAAGCAGAAAATTCGCGTTGGTACTCAAGATTTACGCATTGCTGCAATTACGTTGTCGGTGAATGGGATTTTAGTAACCCGCAACCGCAAGGATTTTGAGAAAGTTCCTAATTTACGTTTAGAAGATTGGACTATATCTTAATTTTGTGCGATCGCTAGCATTTGACGAGTATGCTATTAATTGTTACGAAGACTTAATTCGTCAAAGAATCCGCATTGGTACTCAAGATTTACGCATTGCGGCAATTACGCTGTCGGTGAATGGTATTTTAGTAACCCGCAACCGGAAGGATTTTGAGAAAGTTCCTAATTTGCGTTTAGAAGATTGGATTACATCTTAATTTATACCAAGCATAATTAAATTTATTTATTAATAGTAAAAAACTTAAGAGCAATTTATAAAAATGCTTAAATTACTGATTACCTGGCTATTGTTGAATATTTTTGAGGATTTCCTTAGCTTCTTCGTTTTCTAAGCTTGCAGCTTTCCGAAAATCTTCCATTCCTTGATACATATTCCTATTCATACTATGACTAGCGCCTCGTAAAAAGTAGGCTTCGTCATTATTGGGATTTATCTTAACTGCCTTGTTACAGTCATCTACAGCTTCACTATAATTTTTCAATTTAAAATGTGCTGCACAACGTAAAAAGTAGGCTTTATCATTATTGATAAACGCCAATTTACTGACTTTGCTGTTGGATAAATATCAGGAAATAAACAATAGTAATCTTTGCTCTAATCAGCCACTATCCGCTAAACTCAGAAATGCTGCGTTATTTCTCATCATGTCCGATTCCCAAACTGTTAGTGCTGCTGTTGCCAAACTCTACAATACCTACCCCTTTCCGCCCGAAGCTTTGTTGGATGAACCACCTCCAGGCTACAACTGGCGCTGGAATTGGCTAGCTGCTCATAACTTCTGCACAGGTCAAAAACCCCAAAAGCAAGATATTCGGATTTTAGATGCAGGTTGCGGTACTGGTGTGGGTACAGAGTACTTAGTTCACCTCAATCCTCAAGCTTCTGTTGTGGGAATTGACCTCAGTACTGGTGCTTTAGCTGTAGCCAAAGAACGTTGTCAGCGTTCAGGGGCTAACCGCGTTGAATTTCACCACCTCAGTTTGTTTGATGTGGAACAGTTACCGGGTGAGTTTGATTTAATTAACTGTGTTGGCGTTTTGCATCATACCCCCGATCCCATTCGTGGGATTCAAGCTTTGGCGAAGAAGTTAGCTCCAGGCGGCTTGATGCACATTTTTGTGTATGGGGAGTTGGGACGCTGGGAAATTCAACTCATGCAAAAAGCGATCGCACTTATTCAAGGTGATAAAAAAGGCGACTACCGCGATGGTGTCCAAGTCGGGCGACAAATATTCGCTTCTCTACCAGAAAATAACCGAATTGTCAAATACGATAAACAACGTTGGTCACTAGAAAACAACAAGGATGAATACTTTGCTGATATGTACGTTCATCCTCAAGAAATTGACTACAACATTGAAACGCTGTTTGAATTAATAGATGCTTCGGGATTGGAATTTATTGGTTTCTCGAATCCGAGTTTCTGGGATTTAGAGAGACTTTTGGGCAAAGCACCAGAGTTAGTAGAACGGGCAAAAGAATTGAGCGATCGCCAGCTTTATCGCCTGATAGAATTATTAGACCCAGAAGTAACTCATTACGAGTTTTTCCTCGGTCGTCCTCCTTTAATCAAAGCCGACTGGTCAGATGATAACGCTCTACTAGCAGCGATTCCCGAACTGAATCCTTGTCTTGAGGGATTTCCCAGTCAATGTTTCTTTAATTATGATTACCAGATAGTTAATTTATCTGTAGCAGAGTTTGAGTTTATGCAAAGATGTGATCAAAACTCCGCAGTTGCAGAGATATTGACAAATGTAGAACTGGGATTGGATGAGGTAAGAACCCTTTTGCAACAGCAGTTGATTTTATTGACACCTGCTTAGGGAATTCAAGTAAAGAATATCGGCGTTGCTGAATCAAGGGATGATTATTGTAGGGTGGGCGACACGAGAACCCTGACATACAAGGGACGGGCAAGATGCCCATCCCACAAAACTAGCAAAATCATCCCGCAAATATGCAACGCCAGAATATCTAATTATTTATTGTGGGATGGGCCTTTTGGTTATCCCACAATTAGATATTTACCCTACAACAGCCGGACTTGTTACCTTCTCCTGTCTTTGGGAAGGCGGACGCATTCCCAAACCAAGTAAATTCAGCATTTCTCGGTCAGTATCGTAATCTGGACAGGGAGTTGTCACCGTCAACATCTTGTTGTCGTCGCTAGAAAAGATAGAATTGGCTCCTGCCATAAAGCAGAAAGCTTGCTCAACTTGAGAAAGTCTCGCCCTGCCTACACTAAGACGCACATCGGAAGCTGGCATTAAAATTCTGGCTGTGGCAATCATCCGCACAATATCCCAAATGGGGACATCAGGCTGATTTTCTAAGGGAGTGCCTGGTACTTGTGAAAGAATATTAATCGGTACAGACTCTGGATGCGGATGTAAGTTTGCCAGAGTTTGTAACATCCCAACCCGGTCATCTACAGTTTCGCCTAAACCCAGGATACCGCCAGAACAGACAGTAACATTTGTCTGACGGACATTCTCAATTGTGTTCAAGCGATCGCTATATGTTCTCGTGGTAATAATTGTGCTGTAATATTCCTGTGAGGTATCTAAGTTATGGTTGTAGGCGTAAAGTCCGGCTTCTTCTAATTTCCTAGCCTGATTTGCCGTCAACATCCCCAGAGTGCAGCACACCTCTAAACCCATTGCAGTCACATCCTTGACCATTTCCAGAACTTCCTCAAATTGTGAGTTATCCCGGACTTCGCGCCAAGCTGCACCCATACAAATGCGACTAACACCAGTTTCTTTAGCTTTTTGGGCAATGTTAACTATCGTTTCCTTTTCTAGGAGTGCTTGCGCCTTTACCTCTGTTTTATAGCGGGAAGATTGGGCGCAGTAGCTACAATCTTCTGGACAACCCCCCGTTTTAATCGATATAAGCTTGCAAACTTGTATTTTTGTTGGGTCATGATATTGGCGATGCACGCTAGCAGCTTGATAAATAAGCTCTAGCAATGGCGTGTTGTATATCGCCCGAATCTCTAATTCCTGCCAATCGTAGCGTATTCCCACCACATCACTATCCTTCTTGTAGACTGGGTTAAATCTTGAGCTGTTTTTTACTTGAATCTGCTGCGGTACAACGTTTAGGCAAAGCGATTTTATCGAAATTATGCCCTGCACTGTGCTTTATCANCCCTTAACTCTCAATCTTTCCGCTCTAGATATTAGACA
This portion of the Nostoc sp. GT001 genome encodes:
- the galE gene encoding UDP-glucose 4-epimerase GalE, with the translated sequence MKNKILVTGGAGYIGSHVVRQLGEAGYDVVVYDNCSTSSPASVLHGKLIIGDLVDSGHLYQVFAQHKFSAVLHFAASLIVPESVAHPLDYYANNTRNTLNLLRCCSVMGVNKFIFSSTAAVYGEVKDNPVTESNPTQPINPYGRSKLMSEWLIQDYAAVSSLNYVILRYFNVAGSEPSGLLGQMSPNATHLIRAACDAALKRKPEVRIFGTDFPTPDGTAIRDYIHVEDLATAHLDALDYLEKGGESQIFNCGYGQGYSVRQVIERVKAISGVDFPVIAAPRRPGDPACVAACADKIHRVLGWQPKHNDLDEIINTTIAWEKHKSNLASQRHINMAYA
- a CDS encoding 2-phosphosulfolactate phosphatase, whose protein sequence is MIFIILSFAIAPMIYNQSEFNLRCEWGPQGVAQLAPISDVVVIVDVLSFSTCVEIATNNGAIIFPYAYRDESAIDYAKSVQAELASHRQRWTTTGYSLSPKSVAEIPAGTRLVLPSPNGSFLTLHTGNTPTLAGCLRNCQAVAQFAQKYGGKIAVIPVGERWKEDGSLRPAFEDLIGAGAILSYLDGSLSPEAEVAVTTFQAFQQDLPGYLKKCSSGKELIERGFELDVELSAAFNISNCVPLFKDNSYVNVSSTNLSLP
- a CDS encoding type II toxin-antitoxin system VapC family toxin; the protein is MWILDTDHLSLFQNSHPLVTQRIRQQNHENLAITVITFEEKVKGWLNVINKYSNQPSKYDKLIWGYKGLWDEIEYFKNIKLLEFDTKACNVYAELVKQKIRVGTQDLRIAAITLSVNGILVTRNRKDFEKVPNLRLEDWTIS
- a CDS encoding type II toxin-antitoxin system VapC family toxin, yielding MRSLAFDEYAINCYEDLIRQRIRIGTQDLRIAAITLSVNGILVTRNRKDFEKVPNLRLEDWITS
- a CDS encoding tetratricopeptide repeat protein, translating into MAFINNDKAYFLRCAAHFKLKNYSEAVDDCNKAVKINPNNDEAYFLRGASHSMNRNMYQGMEDFRKAASLENEEAKEILKNIQQ
- a CDS encoding class I SAM-dependent methyltransferase — protein: MSDSQTVSAAVAKLYNTYPFPPEALLDEPPPGYNWRWNWLAAHNFCTGQKPQKQDIRILDAGCGTGVGTEYLVHLNPQASVVGIDLSTGALAVAKERCQRSGANRVEFHHLSLFDVEQLPGEFDLINCVGVLHHTPDPIRGIQALAKKLAPGGLMHIFVYGELGRWEIQLMQKAIALIQGDKKGDYRDGVQVGRQIFASLPENNRIVKYDKQRWSLENNKDEYFADMYVHPQEIDYNIETLFELIDASGLEFIGFSNPSFWDLERLLGKAPELVERAKELSDRQLYRLIELLDPEVTHYEFFLGRPPLIKADWSDDNALLAAIPELNPCLEGFPSQCFFNYDYQIVNLSVAEFEFMQRCDQNSAVAEILTNVELGLDEVRTLLQQQLILLTPA
- the bioB gene encoding biotin synthase BioB, producing the protein MVGIRYDWQELEIRAIYNTPLLELIYQAASVHRQYHDPTKIQVCKLISIKTGGCPEDCSYCAQSSRYKTEVKAQALLEKETIVNIAQKAKETGVSRICMGAAWREVRDNSQFEEVLEMVKDVTAMGLEVCCTLGMLTANQARKLEEAGLYAYNHNLDTSQEYYSTIITTRTYSDRLNTIENVRQTNVTVCSGGILGLGETVDDRVGMLQTLANLHPHPESVPINILSQVPGTPLENQPDVPIWDIVRMIATARILMPASDVRLSVGRARLSQVEQAFCFMAGANSIFSSDDNKMLTVTTPCPDYDTDREMLNLLGLGMRPPSQRQEKVTSPAVVG